One genomic segment of Hippoglossus hippoglossus isolate fHipHip1 chromosome 22, fHipHip1.pri, whole genome shotgun sequence includes these proteins:
- the mtfr1l gene encoding mitochondrial fission regulator 1-like isoform X1, giving the protein METETEVIPIWQNKPHGSTRSVVRRIGSTLPLKPPQRACFQELPGLPSLRPMTGPMVPTLADIAWIVADEEETYARVRSDSRPLKHEWRPTPLLVLHRNSSVPNFRREGKRMEGLKKPGATALNRTTALQDELSRLRSQIAKIVSSDSGSNPLTPDLLSPDDTSMSFSMAPFETASFPPAATTAASFVISDVTEEEEEEEEDEDEKDVVSVVSELVPDPPASMTASATFDLDRPSMDFREAEEDTVSLSKSTSFADVMDILKDMNRMKMSKDRYNRGCTSLREEDSAILISEALRKKFVLKEEDSAAVNRK; this is encoded by the exons atggaaacagaaaca GAAGTCATTCCCATCTGGCAGAATAAGCCCCATGGATCCACCCGTAGTGTTGTGAGAAGAATAGGTTCTACTCTCCCACTCAAACCTCCACAAAGAGCATGTTTCCAG GAACTACCAGGCCTGCCCTCTCTTCGGCCTATGACTGGCCCTATGGTTCCTACGTTGGCAGACATAGCCTGGATTGTTGCAGATGAAGAGGAGACCTATGCTCGAGTACG GAGCGACTCACGTCCTCTAAAGCATGAATGGCGGCCCACGCCCCTGCTGGTGCTCCACAGGAACTCATCTGTGCCCAACTTCCGCCGTGAGGGCAAAAGGATGGAGGGACTGAAGAAGCCCGGGGCCACGGCGCTAAATCGAACAACAGCCCTGCAGGACGAGCTCAGCAGACTCCGATCACAGATTGCCAAGATTGTGTCAAGCGATTCTG GCTCCAACCCCCTGACTCCTGATCTGCTCTCCCCCGACGACACGAGTATGAGCTTCTCCATGGCGCCTTTCGAGACAGCATCCTTCCCGCCGGCTGCCACCACTGCTGCCTCCTTTGTCATCAGTGACGTCAccgaggaggaagaagaggaagaggaagatgaagatgaaaaagatGTGGTCTCTGTGGTGTCAGAGCTGGTCCCTGACCCACCTGCTTCCATGACGGCATCAGCAACCTTTGACCTGGACAGGCCCAGCATGGACTTCCGGGAGGCTGAAGAGGACACGGTGTCGCTGTCAAAGTCCACCAGCTTTGCTGACGTGATGGACATTCTGAAGGACATGAACCGCATGAAGATGAGCAAAGACAG GTACAACAGAGGCTGTACGTCCCTGAGAGAGGAGGACTCTGCAATTCTGATCTCAGAGGCTTTGAGGAAAAAGTTTGTCTTGAAGGAAGAAGATTCAGCTGCTGTGAATCGGAAGTAG
- the mtfr1l gene encoding mitochondrial fission regulator 1-like isoform X2 yields the protein METETNKPHGSTRSVVRRIGSTLPLKPPQRACFQELPGLPSLRPMTGPMVPTLADIAWIVADEEETYARVRSDSRPLKHEWRPTPLLVLHRNSSVPNFRREGKRMEGLKKPGATALNRTTALQDELSRLRSQIAKIVSSDSGSNPLTPDLLSPDDTSMSFSMAPFETASFPPAATTAASFVISDVTEEEEEEEEDEDEKDVVSVVSELVPDPPASMTASATFDLDRPSMDFREAEEDTVSLSKSTSFADVMDILKDMNRMKMSKDRYNRGCTSLREEDSAILISEALRKKFVLKEEDSAAVNRK from the exons atggaaacagaaaca AATAAGCCCCATGGATCCACCCGTAGTGTTGTGAGAAGAATAGGTTCTACTCTCCCACTCAAACCTCCACAAAGAGCATGTTTCCAG GAACTACCAGGCCTGCCCTCTCTTCGGCCTATGACTGGCCCTATGGTTCCTACGTTGGCAGACATAGCCTGGATTGTTGCAGATGAAGAGGAGACCTATGCTCGAGTACG GAGCGACTCACGTCCTCTAAAGCATGAATGGCGGCCCACGCCCCTGCTGGTGCTCCACAGGAACTCATCTGTGCCCAACTTCCGCCGTGAGGGCAAAAGGATGGAGGGACTGAAGAAGCCCGGGGCCACGGCGCTAAATCGAACAACAGCCCTGCAGGACGAGCTCAGCAGACTCCGATCACAGATTGCCAAGATTGTGTCAAGCGATTCTG GCTCCAACCCCCTGACTCCTGATCTGCTCTCCCCCGACGACACGAGTATGAGCTTCTCCATGGCGCCTTTCGAGACAGCATCCTTCCCGCCGGCTGCCACCACTGCTGCCTCCTTTGTCATCAGTGACGTCAccgaggaggaagaagaggaagaggaagatgaagatgaaaaagatGTGGTCTCTGTGGTGTCAGAGCTGGTCCCTGACCCACCTGCTTCCATGACGGCATCAGCAACCTTTGACCTGGACAGGCCCAGCATGGACTTCCGGGAGGCTGAAGAGGACACGGTGTCGCTGTCAAAGTCCACCAGCTTTGCTGACGTGATGGACATTCTGAAGGACATGAACCGCATGAAGATGAGCAAAGACAG GTACAACAGAGGCTGTACGTCCCTGAGAGAGGAGGACTCTGCAATTCTGATCTCAGAGGCTTTGAGGAAAAAGTTTGTCTTGAAGGAAGAAGATTCAGCTGCTGTGAATCGGAAGTAG